Proteins encoded together in one Priestia aryabhattai window:
- a CDS encoding ATP-binding protein, with protein MLITVPLAGELKFYPLNETFRITFGTPTFFFFLLLLKRKTVLAGGLLTALSVVLFRIMLDYIMLDHFQFAVSAHMHYPTFFFYFTYALLFFIFKVSRMNYSAIVIGLIGLIIEIAADTVELTAQYIVLHTTIHVDSLSDMAIIAFAHSFIVLSFFNMMTIYESQSRERQIRKQNEHMLMLITSLYEETVHLKKTLHNTEVITKASYDLYRVLNQQEKDHSLLNQTLSKKALRIAGDIHEVKKDNQRIFAGLSKTISNESFQNYMKAEELIELIVRINKKYADSLHKQIRFFSSVTGEHFSYHVYTILSIINNLVANAVEAIKDEGRIVLSVHRQAEHVEFHVQDDGPGVPLKYEKAIFEPGFTSKYDQFGNPSTGIGLSYVRDIVQELGGTIEAKRGDNGMIFIIQIPLCSLIQKG; from the coding sequence ATGCTCATTACTGTCCCGCTGGCGGGAGAGTTAAAATTTTATCCGTTAAATGAAACATTTCGAATTACATTTGGAACCCCTACATTTTTCTTTTTCCTGTTGCTTTTAAAACGGAAAACCGTTTTAGCTGGCGGCTTGTTAACCGCTTTAAGCGTCGTTCTCTTTCGCATCATGCTAGACTATATCATGCTCGATCATTTTCAATTTGCGGTTTCTGCACATATGCATTACCCTACGTTTTTCTTTTACTTTACGTATGCACTTTTATTTTTTATTTTTAAAGTAAGCCGCATGAACTATAGTGCTATTGTGATTGGATTGATTGGACTCATCATTGAAATAGCTGCTGATACAGTCGAACTAACTGCGCAGTATATCGTTTTGCATACAACAATTCATGTCGATTCATTATCCGACATGGCCATTATTGCTTTTGCTCACAGCTTCATTGTACTTAGCTTTTTTAATATGATGACGATTTATGAATCACAGTCACGAGAACGTCAAATTCGCAAACAAAATGAGCACATGCTAATGCTCATTACAAGCCTTTATGAAGAAACTGTTCATTTAAAAAAGACCCTTCATAATACAGAAGTGATTACAAAAGCTTCGTACGATTTATATCGTGTATTAAATCAGCAGGAAAAAGATCATTCTTTGCTAAATCAAACGCTCAGTAAAAAGGCGCTTCGGATTGCCGGAGATATTCACGAAGTAAAAAAAGATAACCAGCGTATTTTTGCGGGCTTATCTAAAACAATTTCAAATGAAAGTTTCCAAAATTATATGAAAGCAGAGGAACTAATCGAGCTGATCGTACGCATCAACAAAAAATATGCTGATTCTCTTCACAAACAAATTCGCTTTTTTTCCTCTGTAACCGGAGAACATTTCAGCTACCACGTTTACACCATTTTATCGATCATTAATAACTTGGTAGCAAACGCAGTGGAGGCGATTAAAGATGAGGGAAGGATTGTTTTATCCGTACATAGACAAGCTGAACATGTAGAATTTCATGTACAAGACGATGGTCCTGGCGTGCCTTTGAAGTACGAAAAAGCTATTTTCGAACCTGGTTTCACCTCAAAATACGATCAATTTGGAAACCCCTCTACTGGAATTGGCCTTTCTTACGTAAGGGATATTGTTCAAGAACTTGGAGGTACGATTGAAGCTAAACGTGGAGATAACGGGATGATTTTTATCATTCAAATACCTCTTTGTAGTCTAATTCAGAAAGGATGA
- the mdcD gene encoding biotin-independent malonate decarboxylase subunit beta, with protein MGVNNQSFIGLNGRERAQAILDQGTYRELLGPFDGIESPHLPKQNIVPQSDDGVIIAGGLIAGEPAVVISIEGGFQGGGIGEVSGAKIAGALELALNNHKKGVPVRPVFLFDTGGVRLQEANYGLLSISEIGSAVVALREYTPVVGVISGNVGCFGGMSITASLFSYLIMTKEARFGLNGPEVIEQEAGIEEFDARDRSLIWRTIGGIQRHETGFADALAPDDVTAIQRAVQETFQKKEKVTSKTEQVDFYRHLLSKVDPSEKMAPYQFQELYKATKNEHISSTVSYSLNEVPGSMPNSRGRVWINALINDEEADFEIPSVLYKDALLGREKVRYISVVPNPYNRFLRARKGEVGLDEGWAIAKHVREVIKEDRNQSPRPIIAIVDVPSQAYGYHEELLGIHYACGAAADAYAAARLAGHPVITLIVGKAISGAFLAHGYQSNRILALKDEGVNVHAMSKQSAARITKRSIKELEEASKKVPSMAYDIESFASLGALYELISGIQPEQPTERDVQTIQDILTRAVEDVRREGVYDLSSRLHSEQARKAGRKASLLVRGELEKQWNI; from the coding sequence ATGGGAGTGAATAATCAAAGCTTTATTGGGTTAAATGGAAGAGAACGAGCGCAGGCAATCTTAGATCAAGGCACATACCGTGAGCTGCTCGGCCCTTTTGACGGGATTGAATCGCCTCATTTACCTAAGCAAAATATTGTTCCTCAAAGCGATGATGGTGTCATTATAGCAGGTGGGCTGATAGCAGGGGAGCCAGCCGTTGTCATTTCAATAGAAGGAGGGTTTCAAGGGGGAGGCATTGGTGAAGTATCGGGAGCTAAAATTGCAGGAGCTTTAGAATTAGCCCTTAATAATCACAAAAAAGGTGTTCCTGTTAGACCTGTTTTTCTATTCGATACAGGAGGGGTAAGGCTGCAAGAAGCGAATTATGGACTTTTGTCGATATCTGAAATTGGCTCAGCTGTGGTTGCTTTGCGTGAGTATACACCTGTTGTCGGAGTCATTTCAGGAAATGTAGGCTGCTTTGGAGGAATGTCCATCACTGCTTCACTCTTTAGTTATCTCATTATGACAAAAGAAGCAAGGTTTGGCCTTAACGGCCCTGAAGTGATCGAACAAGAAGCAGGGATTGAAGAGTTTGATGCAAGAGATCGAAGCTTAATCTGGAGAACGATTGGCGGTATTCAACGCCATGAAACAGGTTTTGCAGACGCCTTAGCACCGGATGATGTCACTGCTATTCAACGAGCAGTTCAAGAGACGTTTCAGAAGAAAGAAAAAGTAACTAGTAAAACAGAACAAGTAGATTTTTACAGACATTTGCTTAGTAAGGTTGATCCTTCAGAAAAAATGGCTCCTTATCAATTTCAAGAATTGTATAAAGCAACAAAAAATGAACATATCTCTTCAACAGTCTCTTACTCGTTGAATGAAGTTCCAGGTAGTATGCCTAACAGCCGCGGTCGCGTGTGGATCAACGCTTTAATAAATGATGAAGAAGCAGATTTTGAAATTCCTTCCGTTCTTTATAAAGACGCATTGCTAGGAAGAGAAAAGGTCCGATATATATCGGTTGTACCTAATCCTTATAATCGTTTCTTACGTGCACGAAAAGGGGAAGTAGGACTAGATGAAGGATGGGCAATTGCCAAGCACGTTCGTGAAGTAATAAAAGAAGATCGAAATCAATCTCCGCGCCCTATAATTGCCATTGTGGATGTACCGAGTCAAGCGTATGGCTATCATGAAGAACTTCTAGGTATTCACTATGCTTGTGGTGCTGCGGCTGATGCTTATGCAGCAGCGCGCTTAGCAGGTCATCCAGTTATTACATTAATTGTCGGAAAAGCAATTTCAGGAGCATTTTTGGCTCATGGATACCAATCAAATCGGATATTGGCTTTGAAAGACGAAGGAGTGAATGTTCACGCCATGTCCAAACAGTCGGCAGCGCGTATTACCAAAAGAAGTATCAAAGAACTTGAAGAAGCTTCAAAGAAAGTTCCTTCCATGGCCTATGATATTGAATCATTTGCCTCACTTGGCGCTTTATATGAGCTGATTAGCGGTATTCAACCAGAGCAGCCCACAGAGCGCGACGTTCAAACGATTCAAGATATTTTGACTAGAGCAGTAGAAGATGTACGCCGTGAAGGTGTGTACGATTTAAGCAGCCGGCTGCACAGTGAGCAAGCAAGAAAAGCAGGGCGAAAAGCTTCTTTATTAGTAAGAGGTGAGTTGGAAAAACAATGGAATATATAG
- a CDS encoding sodium:solute symporter family protein, with the protein MQGNLTALLITSAIVLVVIAIGFIAGRDKSSRSSVEEWAVGGRRFGSLLVWLLVGADLYTAYTFLGLTSTAYQGGSIAFFAIPYSVLAFLISYFFLPKLWTVAKKHKLTTLADYARERFSSKFLSSLIAIVGVLMLIPYIDLQLSGIQDTLRVAGTGYINVKAVVILSFFLVALYTFFSGIKGPTYTAIIKDILVWAIMLFMVVSLPIMHFGSWGNMIDNVAKDAPQLLTIPTQGPKGIPWFITASLVSALALFMWAHAATGVFTAKSADSLRKNAIFLPLYNIVLILVIFLGFIAYQVLPQDTTDPRLALLTLIQYSYGGIGQGLAYATIALASLIPCSIMAIGASNLFANNIFRDLINPNVQGKTLTMVTRSMVFVVIGLALLFGLLFPQALVSLQLLGVSGMVQIFPAIVISLFWRNQSKESTIAGLVVGLVVTFTVHATGNSFGLYEGFWGLLSNLLVVVILNPIFAAKTKAATNGVKETLFSKGTPQTELKKNA; encoded by the coding sequence ATGCAAGGAAATTTAACCGCACTTTTAATCACATCAGCAATTGTTCTTGTCGTTATCGCGATTGGCTTTATAGCGGGACGTGACAAATCATCTAGAAGCTCAGTTGAAGAGTGGGCTGTAGGCGGAAGACGTTTTGGAAGCCTGCTCGTCTGGCTTTTAGTAGGAGCAGATTTATATACTGCTTATACATTCCTAGGTCTTACAAGTACAGCTTATCAGGGAGGAAGCATTGCATTTTTTGCCATTCCTTACTCTGTTTTAGCCTTTTTAATTTCATACTTTTTTCTTCCAAAGCTTTGGACTGTTGCTAAAAAGCACAAACTTACTACGCTTGCTGATTATGCTAGAGAACGTTTTAGTAGTAAATTTCTCTCCTCTTTAATTGCCATAGTAGGTGTATTGATGCTTATTCCCTATATTGATCTTCAGCTTAGCGGTATTCAAGATACTCTTCGTGTTGCAGGAACTGGCTACATTAACGTAAAAGCTGTTGTTATTCTTTCATTCTTTCTTGTGGCTCTTTATACCTTTTTCAGCGGAATTAAAGGTCCCACATATACGGCAATTATTAAAGATATTTTAGTATGGGCGATTATGTTATTTATGGTTGTTTCTCTGCCAATTATGCATTTTGGAAGCTGGGGCAACATGATCGACAATGTTGCAAAGGATGCACCGCAGCTATTAACGATCCCAACACAAGGACCTAAAGGCATTCCATGGTTTATTACAGCATCACTCGTATCTGCTTTAGCTTTATTCATGTGGGCCCACGCTGCTACAGGTGTTTTCACTGCTAAAAGTGCAGATTCGCTTCGTAAAAATGCTATTTTCTTACCGCTTTACAATATTGTTTTAATTCTAGTCATCTTTTTAGGATTTATTGCTTATCAAGTATTACCTCAAGATACAACGGATCCTAGATTAGCATTATTAACCTTAATTCAATATTCATATGGCGGTATTGGCCAAGGGTTAGCTTATGCAACGATTGCTCTTGCTTCATTAATTCCATGTTCTATCATGGCTATCGGAGCGTCTAACTTGTTTGCAAATAATATATTTAGAGATTTAATTAATCCAAATGTACAGGGTAAAACATTAACAATGGTTACTCGTTCTATGGTTTTCGTTGTTATCGGACTGGCACTTTTATTCGGTTTATTATTCCCTCAAGCACTTGTTTCCCTACAGTTACTAGGGGTATCTGGTATGGTACAAATCTTCCCTGCTATCGTCATCAGCCTGTTTTGGAGAAATCAATCGAAAGAAAGTACGATTGCTGGATTAGTAGTAGGGTTGGTTGTAACGTTTACCGTCCATGCAACAGGAAATTCATTTGGCCTTTATGAAGGGTTCTGGGGATTATTATCTAACTTACTCGTAGTTGTTATTTTAAATCCAATCTTTGCTGCAAAAACCAAAGCAGCAACAAATGGCGTGAAAGAAACATTATTTTCTAAAGGCACTCCGCAAACTGAATTAAAGAAAAACGCATAA
- a CDS encoding cupin domain-containing protein, with protein MHFATNEVLRANFSVYASKKQGKLRKKIVRGMLMNYANVKVLYFDDDGTIPNHPRLPVLLYEHVFISKKEKVESIFNSHNWKNSWVGGIHDFHHYHSNSHEALGVISGSARLKLGGHMGENIVVHAGDVLVLPAGTGHMRLQSTADFKVVGAYPEGMDYNLRTGKQTDRPHVFDEIAQVPIPTTDPVYGDKGPLTEWWN; from the coding sequence ATGCACTTCGCAACTAATGAAGTACTTCGAGCAAACTTCTCTGTTTACGCAAGCAAAAAACAGGGAAAATTACGAAAAAAGATTGTTAGAGGGATGCTTATGAATTATGCAAATGTAAAAGTTCTTTATTTTGATGACGACGGAACCATTCCAAATCACCCTCGTCTTCCAGTTTTGTTGTATGAACACGTATTTATTAGTAAGAAAGAGAAAGTGGAGAGCATTTTTAATTCTCACAACTGGAAAAACAGCTGGGTAGGCGGCATACATGATTTTCACCATTACCACAGCAATTCTCATGAAGCACTAGGTGTAATTAGCGGATCTGCGCGCTTAAAACTAGGTGGACATATGGGGGAAAATATTGTGGTGCATGCTGGCGATGTGCTCGTACTTCCTGCAGGAACAGGGCATATGCGTCTCCAATCAACTGCTGATTTTAAAGTGGTTGGAGCTTATCCAGAAGGCATGGATTACAATTTACGAACAGGAAAACAAACTGATCGCCCTCACGTATTTGATGAAATTGCACAAGTACCTATTCCTACAACAGATCCTGTTTATGGCGACAAAGGACCATTGACAGAGTGGTGGAACTAG
- a CDS encoding malonate decarboxylase holo-ACP synthase, translating into MEYIAHDLLQLKEEAKLISYTPIPEWVEYSLAKAPFVVVRRAVHRDRRIPVGVRGERRNQRFGAFLSEEAIIQTIRPENLISLFQNGQSRNMPAIRALEEVAIIFKNFAWGPTGSVGFELASGEEVVTTTSDLDVLIRLSSYLSVKQAEMIVSKLKRCPVSVDVQVETEKGAFSLAEYAKGEETLLLRTIYGPALVKLNQLV; encoded by the coding sequence ATGGAATATATAGCTCATGATTTGCTTCAGTTAAAAGAGGAAGCAAAGCTTATCAGTTATACACCTATTCCCGAGTGGGTGGAATATTCATTAGCGAAGGCTCCGTTTGTAGTTGTAAGGCGTGCTGTTCACCGAGATAGACGGATACCTGTTGGAGTAAGAGGAGAACGAAGAAATCAGCGTTTTGGTGCTTTTTTATCTGAGGAGGCCATTATACAAACAATTAGGCCGGAAAATCTCATTTCACTTTTTCAAAACGGCCAGTCCAGAAACATGCCAGCTATACGCGCTTTAGAAGAGGTGGCTATTATTTTTAAAAATTTTGCGTGGGGACCAACCGGCAGTGTAGGGTTCGAGCTTGCAAGCGGTGAAGAAGTTGTAACGACAACCAGTGATTTAGATGTACTCATTCGCCTTTCTTCTTATTTGTCGGTGAAACAAGCGGAAATGATAGTCAGTAAGCTAAAGAGGTGCCCAGTTTCTGTAGATGTACAGGTAGAAACAGAAAAAGGAGCATTTTCTCTAGCGGAATATGCAAAGGGAGAAGAGACGCTGCTTTTGCGTACCATATATGGACCTGCTTTAGTAAAACTGAATCAATTAGTATAA
- a CDS encoding DUF3311 domain-containing protein, producing the protein MNRKFIIFILFIVPFIAQFAFLPFVNNIHPIIFGLPLLHLWLFLWVFLTPVCTFIIYRLQKSWGDIE; encoded by the coding sequence TTGAACAGAAAATTCATAATTTTTATTTTATTTATCGTTCCATTTATTGCTCAATTCGCTTTTTTACCTTTTGTAAATAACATTCATCCAATTATTTTTGGATTACCTCTTTTGCATTTATGGTTATTTTTATGGGTCTTCTTAACGCCTGTGTGTACATTTATCATTTATCGTTTACAAAAATCTTGGGGGGACATTGAATAA
- a CDS encoding response regulator: MRFCITDDDSAIRSTLSQLIEDEDLGEVVEEVVDGSFLDASTLNLKQIDILFIDLLMPGRDGIETIRHLKDSFKGKMIMISQVESKELIGEAYSLGIEYYITKPINRIEILTVIRKVIERISLEKSIDDIKTSLNSLATAHHAPPSSQPITKQAHLYDVGKFLLAELGIVGENGAKDLLDILQFLYTYDQRESVEKHFPSLKNIFVNVAEKKLGAHASSIEINRETKACEQRIRRAVTHSLNHFASIGLTDFSNPKFENYASKFFDFTAVRKKMKELQGDSKILPIRINTKKFIQIFFLEAKRLLSQEKSWY; encoded by the coding sequence ATGCGATTTTGTATTACAGATGATGATTCAGCCATTCGTTCAACGCTCAGTCAGCTGATTGAAGATGAGGATTTAGGAGAAGTTGTAGAAGAAGTCGTAGACGGAAGCTTTTTAGATGCCTCTACGTTAAATTTAAAGCAAATTGATATCTTATTTATTGATTTACTTATGCCAGGACGAGACGGAATCGAAACGATCCGTCATTTAAAAGATTCATTTAAAGGAAAAATGATTATGATTTCACAGGTAGAGTCCAAAGAATTGATAGGAGAAGCCTATTCATTAGGAATTGAATACTATATTACAAAACCAATTAATCGAATTGAAATTTTAACGGTTATTCGAAAGGTAATTGAACGAATCTCCCTTGAGAAATCAATCGATGATATTAAAACCTCCTTGAATAGTTTAGCGACAGCCCATCACGCCCCCCCTTCAAGCCAGCCGATAACGAAACAAGCCCATCTATACGATGTAGGGAAATTCTTATTAGCCGAGTTAGGTATTGTAGGAGAAAATGGAGCAAAAGATTTACTGGATATTTTACAGTTTCTGTACACTTATGACCAAAGAGAAAGTGTGGAAAAACATTTCCCTTCTCTAAAAAATATTTTTGTGAATGTCGCTGAGAAAAAATTAGGAGCTCACGCGTCTTCCATTGAAATTAATCGCGAAACCAAGGCTTGTGAACAGCGAATAAGACGAGCAGTTACTCACTCACTAAATCACTTTGCTTCTATTGGATTAACAGATTTTTCAAATCCAAAGTTTGAAAATTATGCTTCTAAGTTTTTTGACTTTACAGCCGTTCGTAAAAAAATGAAAGAATTGCAGGGAGATTCTAAAATTTTGCCGATTCGCATTAACACAAAAAAGTTTATTCAAATATTCTTTTTGGAAGCAAAGCGTTTGTTAAGCCAAGAAAAAAGCTGGTATTGA
- a CDS encoding glutaminase — translation MKREIEQEMSYLQLTAKDRLHEWVQQIKEFSSEGKTADYIPALKDMDSSQLGICLIGADGTVIQSGDYESVFTLQSISKVISFIAACLCCGIPYVLERVDVEPTGDAFNSIIRLEMHKPGKPFNPMINAGALTVSSLLSGETAKEKLSYLFDVITMLTGKTPLINETVFESEWQTSHRNRALAYYLKETNYLQGEVEEVLEVYLKQCSIEVTTEDIALIGLILSLDGYHPVFHKQVIPKEVAKLTKALMLTCGMYNASGKFAAFVGMPAKSGVSGGIMSLVPPTTKKQSPFPDGCGIGIYSPAIDEYGNSVKGVTLLKKIAKEWDLSIF, via the coding sequence ATGAAAAGAGAAATAGAACAGGAAATGTCTTACTTACAGCTCACTGCAAAAGATCGGTTACATGAGTGGGTGCAACAAATAAAAGAATTTTCTTCAGAAGGAAAAACGGCTGATTACATCCCAGCTCTGAAAGATATGGACTCGTCTCAATTAGGTATTTGTTTGATTGGTGCTGACGGAACAGTTATCCAGTCTGGGGATTATGAATCGGTATTTACTCTTCAAAGTATTTCTAAAGTCATTAGCTTTATAGCAGCTTGCTTATGCTGCGGCATTCCTTATGTACTAGAGAGAGTGGATGTAGAGCCAACTGGAGATGCATTTAATTCTATTATAAGACTGGAAATGCATAAACCAGGAAAGCCGTTCAATCCTATGATTAACGCCGGTGCTTTAACGGTTTCATCTCTTTTATCTGGGGAGACGGCAAAAGAAAAATTAAGCTATTTGTTTGATGTGATAACGATGCTTACCGGGAAAACACCACTCATTAATGAAACGGTCTTTGAATCGGAATGGCAAACGTCTCATCGAAATCGTGCGCTTGCCTACTATTTAAAAGAAACAAACTACTTACAAGGAGAAGTAGAAGAAGTTCTAGAGGTTTATTTAAAGCAGTGCTCAATTGAAGTAACGACTGAAGATATTGCGCTGATCGGATTAATTCTGTCATTAGACGGATATCATCCAGTGTTTCACAAACAAGTAATTCCAAAAGAAGTAGCTAAATTAACAAAAGCGCTCATGCTTACGTGCGGTATGTATAATGCCTCAGGAAAGTTTGCGGCATTTGTTGGTATGCCAGCTAAAAGCGGTGTATCGGGAGGTATCATGTCATTGGTGCCACCTACTACGAAAAAGCAGTCTCCGTTCCCAGACGGATGCGGTATCGGAATTTACAGTCCGGCCATTGATGAGTACGGGAATAGCGTAAAAGGCGTTACGCTGCTAAAAAAAATCGCAAAAGAATGGGATTTGAGTATTTTTTAG
- a CDS encoding alanine/glycine:cation symporter family protein — protein sequence MQQAIESVISVINDFFWSNLLIILLVSIGIYFTIRSRFLQFRMLKEMVLVLKEGRAAKDGGVSPFQAFCISMAARVGTGNITGIAIAIALGGPGAVFWMWIIAIIGSVSSFVESTLAQIYKVKGSSGFRGGPAYYMEKGLNKRWMGGLFAVLITLSFGLVFNAVQSNTITLAFENSFGTSRLLIGIIMTVIFAVIIFGGIKRIAKISEYIVVVLAVLYIGMALFIIFKNIGQMPAVLSLIVKNAFGFEQALGGSIGATLINGVKRGLFSNEAGMGSAPNAAATAVTSHPVKQGLIQAFGVLTDTLVICTSTAFIVLLSPAYKQGLSGIELTQASLSTHIGSWASGFLAIMVFLFAFSTLIGNYYYGETNIEFLNSNKMWLWFYRVGVLAMVIFGSVAQLQLVWNLADLFMGMMVVVNLIAIFLLSKVAFSALHDYTQQKKEGENPVFYRDALENNQNIECWERKSTPPPSEKENII from the coding sequence ATGCAACAAGCAATCGAAAGTGTAATTAGTGTCATCAATGATTTTTTTTGGTCAAATTTATTAATTATTTTACTTGTATCAATCGGTATTTATTTTACGATTCGCTCTCGTTTTTTGCAGTTTCGCATGTTGAAAGAAATGGTACTTGTTTTGAAAGAAGGACGAGCAGCTAAAGATGGGGGAGTCTCTCCGTTTCAAGCTTTTTGCATAAGCATGGCAGCTCGAGTAGGAACGGGAAATATTACCGGTATAGCGATTGCTATTGCACTCGGTGGCCCGGGGGCTGTATTTTGGATGTGGATTATTGCCATTATCGGTTCAGTATCAAGTTTTGTAGAAAGTACATTGGCTCAAATTTATAAAGTAAAAGGATCAAGCGGATTTCGAGGAGGACCCGCTTATTATATGGAAAAAGGGTTAAATAAAAGGTGGATGGGCGGGTTATTTGCTGTACTCATTACACTATCATTTGGCCTGGTGTTTAACGCTGTGCAGTCTAATACGATTACGCTAGCATTTGAGAACTCTTTCGGAACGAGCCGCTTGTTGATTGGGATTATTATGACAGTTATATTTGCGGTAATTATTTTTGGCGGGATCAAACGCATCGCCAAGATATCGGAATACATCGTTGTCGTATTAGCCGTTTTATACATTGGAATGGCTCTGTTCATTATCTTTAAAAATATTGGTCAAATGCCTGCGGTTCTATCTCTAATTGTGAAAAATGCATTTGGGTTTGAACAGGCGCTTGGGGGATCAATTGGTGCAACGTTAATCAACGGAGTAAAGCGCGGACTGTTTTCCAATGAAGCAGGAATGGGAAGTGCTCCCAACGCCGCGGCAACTGCAGTGACGAGTCATCCAGTTAAACAAGGTCTTATCCAAGCATTTGGTGTCTTGACGGACACACTCGTGATTTGTACAAGCACAGCATTTATAGTTCTCTTATCCCCCGCCTATAAGCAGGGACTAAGCGGCATTGAATTAACGCAAGCTTCTCTTAGTACACATATTGGTTCTTGGGCATCAGGGTTTTTAGCTATCATGGTATTTCTATTTGCTTTTAGTACGTTAATTGGAAATTATTATTATGGAGAAACGAATATTGAATTTTTAAATTCAAATAAGATGTGGCTTTGGTTTTATCGTGTAGGTGTTTTAGCGATGGTTATTTTTGGGTCGGTCGCTCAGCTTCAGCTTGTATGGAATTTGGCAGACTTATTTATGGGGATGATGGTAGTCGTGAACTTGATTGCTATTTTTCTATTATCCAAAGTGGCGTTTTCTGCCTTGCATGACTATACTCAGCAGAAAAAGGAAGGGGAAAATCCAGTCTTTTATAGAGATGCGTTAGAAAACAATCAAAATATTGAATGTTGGGAAAGAAAATCCACTCCACCTCCTTCTGAAAAAGAGAATATTATCTAA